AGCAACGGCCAAACTATTAGTAGAAAGCGGAGCACAGGTCGCCATTACCGGAAGAAATAAAGAAAGGCTGCAAAATGCTGCAAAAGAAACAGGCGCATTTCCTATCATTGCTGATGTCTCTAAAAAAGCTGCCGTTAAACGGACATTTGGAGAGTTTATAGATAAATATGGGAATCTTGATTGTTTGATCAATAATGCCGGCATTGGTACTTCTAAAAAGCTGGAAGAATTAACACTTGACGACTTCCACAAAGTTTATGCAGTAAACGTGTTTGGTGCTGCTATAATGGCACAAAAAGCCGCAGAAATATTTAGAAAACAAAACTACGGCCACATTATCAATATTGGTTCAACAGCAGCCAATAAAGGCTATGAAAGAGGAACCATTTACGCCTCCTCCAAATTTGCCCTCAAAGCGATGACCCAATGCTGGCAGGCCGAGCTGAGAAAATACAACGTTCGCGTAATGCTCATCAACCCCAGTGAAGTAACCACTGCCTTTGGAGACCCGCAAAGAGTAGAGCGAGCTTCAGTTCGCAATAAGCTGAGAAGCATTGAAATTGCCCATACCATAAAGTCAGCACTGGAAATGGATGATCGCGGCTTTATCCCCGAATTGACTGTTTGGGCTACCAATCCGTGGGATTGATAGGTTATTACAGTGTATATTCTTACCATTCATTCTAGATGAGAATAATTTATCTTTTTATTTATTGTTTTTTGCAATGTTAAAAATCGTTAAATTTGCAAAATATAGATTTGTTTTTTCTTGATTTTATAATCTATGATCATAACGGTCGCGTGGCCGAGTGGCTTAGGCAGAGGTCTGCAAAACCTCTTACAGCGGTTCGAATCCGCTCGCGACCTCAATGTTAGTTCATAATTATCTGAAATTCCAATAATTACTGATAATATTCATTTAATTTATTTCTTGATTTTACAGGAACTTAGAGAACTTCAAATTGCTTTTTTACCTTAATGTACTTAACTGTTTCCGCTGTCACTTTCTTTTCAATAACAGGAGTATCATCATCAAGGAAACTTATATAAGCTCCATTAGGAATTTTGTCTAATAGCTTTGGGTTTTTAAGGACTTCTTTTGCAAACTCAAACCCCTGCTTTATATCCTTAGTTATCTTTTCTTCTTCAGTCATGTTTCAAATTATTTAAAAATCTGTTTTTATACCATTTCCATCTATCTGTCAGGTC
The Cytophagales bacterium DNA segment above includes these coding regions:
- a CDS encoding SDR family oxidoreductase, which encodes MRLKNSKILITGGSLGIGKATAKLLVESGAQVAITGRNKERLQNAAKETGAFPIIADVSKKAAVKRTFGEFIDKYGNLDCLINNAGIGTSKKLEELTLDDFHKVYAVNVFGAAIMAQKAAEIFRKQNYGHIINIGSTAANKGYERGTIYASSKFALKAMTQCWQAELRKYNVRVMLINPSEVTTAFGDPQRVERASVRNKLRSIEIAHTIKSALEMDDRGFIPELTVWATNPWD